The sequence AACTTAAAAAAAGAGCTTTTAAACTTAAATGAAAAGGAACTTATAGACTTAGTCGTTTCTTTAGGGATGAAAAAGTTTAACGGTAAACAAATATACGGATGGTTACACAGTAAAATTGCAAGAAGTATACATGATATGAGTAATATCTCGTTAAAATCAAGAGAGGTATTAGCAGAACATGCATATATCCCATTATTAAACTTAGTAAATCATCAAGTATCAAAAAAAGACGGAACAGAGAAATTTTTATTTAAATTGCAAGATGCAAATACAATAGAAACAGTTTTATTAAAACACAAAGAAAGAAATACACTTTGTATTTCAAGTCAAGTTGGATGTCCAATAAAATGTGCTTTCTGTGCAACTGGAGCTTCTGGTTTTGAAAGAAACTTAGATGTACATGAAATATTAAATCAAGTTTACACAGTTGAAAGAAGACTTAGAAACAAGGGAGAAACAATAAATAATATAGTATTTATGGGGATGGGAGAACCATTCTTAAATATTGAAAATTTAATAAAATCAATTAGAATTTTATCTGATGAAAACGGATTAAATATTTCTAAAAGAAAAATAACAGTTTCAACTTGTGGAATAGTTACAGGAATAGAAAGATTATTAGAAGAAAAATTACCAGTAGGACTAGCAATTTCATTACATGCTGTTGATAATGAAAAAAGAAACATTCTTGTTCCAGTAAATAAAAAATATCCTTTAGAAGATTTATTCAGTTCTTTAGTTCAGTATCAAAGAGTAACTAATAGAAGAATAACTTTTGAATATATATTAATAAAAGAATTTAACGTTTCTCAAGGAGACGGAGAGGTTTTGGCAAACTTTGTTCATGAATTTGATCATGTTCTAAATTTAATTCCTTACAACCCAGTTTTAGAAAATGAATTTGAAAGACCTAGTCAAAAGAAAATAGAAAAATTCTATAACTATTTAAAAAATGACAGAAAAGTAAATGTAAT is a genomic window of Fusobacterium sp. JB019 containing:
- the rlmN gene encoding 23S rRNA (adenine(2503)-C(2))-methyltransferase RlmN encodes the protein MENLKKELLNLNEKELIDLVVSLGMKKFNGKQIYGWLHSKIARSIHDMSNISLKSREVLAEHAYIPLLNLVNHQVSKKDGTEKFLFKLQDANTIETVLLKHKERNTLCISSQVGCPIKCAFCATGASGFERNLDVHEILNQVYTVERRLRNKGETINNIVFMGMGEPFLNIENLIKSIRILSDENGLNISKRKITVSTCGIVTGIERLLEEKLPVGLAISLHAVDNEKRNILVPVNKKYPLEDLFSSLVQYQRVTNRRITFEYILIKEFNVSQGDGEVLANFVHEFDHVLNLIPYNPVLENEFERPSQKKIEKFYNYLKNDRKVNVIIRGEKGTDIDGACGQLRRRNLSK